A region of Thermovibrio ammonificans HB-1 DNA encodes the following proteins:
- a CDS encoding topoisomerase DNA-binding C4 zinc finger domain-containing protein, with the protein MRRITGHITKAVVLKTGVVKLPTFGYCPKCGAALKLVEGPFGKFTACSNPACPFVKRVKGEED; encoded by the coding sequence ATGAGAAGGATAACCGGCCACATAACGAAGGCGGTAGTGCTTAAAACGGGAGTAGTTAAGCTCCCGACCTTCGGCTACTGCCCCAAGTGCGGTGCGGCCCTTAAACTCGTAGAGGGCCCCTTTGGAAAGTTTACGGCGTGCAGCAACCCCGCCTGTCCCTTTGTAAAGAGGGTGAAGGGGGAGGAGGATTAG
- a CDS encoding YkvA family protein, with protein MKFDPEKAKKALEEGIKKAKLSDVKEAVEKQEEIVEKFKFFLSEYLTDAKEMLLMLKDYLSGEYTEVPWFTVAAITVALLYVLNPMDLIPDFIPVIGQIDDAMVMGLCLQMVRKDLEKYREWRRKRDEKDNRPHNEGGSA; from the coding sequence ATGAAGTTCGACCCGGAAAAGGCAAAAAAGGCCCTTGAAGAGGGGATAAAGAAGGCGAAGCTCTCGGACGTTAAAGAGGCGGTAGAGAAGCAGGAAGAGATAGTAGAGAAGTTCAAGTTCTTCCTGAGCGAGTACCTTACAGACGCAAAGGAGATGCTCCTAATGCTCAAAGACTACCTTTCGGGGGAGTACACAGAGGTTCCCTGGTTCACCGTTGCGGCCATAACTGTTGCCCTCCTCTACGTTTTGAACCCGATGGACCTGATACCCGACTTCATTCCGGTTATAGGCCAGATAGACGACGCAATGGTGATGGGACTGTGCCTTCAGATGGTAAGGAAAGACCTGGAGAAGTACCGGGAGTGGAGGAGGAAGAGGGATGAGAAGGATAACCGGCCACATAACGAAGGCGGTAGTGCTTAA